AAGTCACCAGCTATAATCACCGGCTGGTATGAAGGTACTCGTAAGGTGTTTTTAATCCATCCATCCATTCATTTCTTTCAGTTGATTCATACGATAAGTATGAGCATCAGGTGCATCATCTTCATCCGCTTGTAGATGGGTGCCAACCACATTAAAAATGGTTCCATTTTTGTTGATCTTGACTAAAGCAGCACCTTTATTCGCCTTATAGTCCCAGGTTGCGGAGTGCGAAGCATAATAAATATAAGCATGTTTTTCGGTAATAGGATAACGGCTCATAATAAATACACCGCCTCTAATGACAACAACACCACTAGAGCAATTACCATTCAGTGAATTCCAACCGTACCCAGAGCAACTTTGTCCGACTACCGGTGTGCTATAGGGGTAAAGATCGGCTAAATGGGAGGTAATTGTTGAATAAGCATCATCAGTAAATGCTTCGTTAAAAACGATAACATCAGGTAGATTAGTTAACTTCCTAATTGCATTAGGTGTACGTTGTAGCCGATTAGTTTGGTCCCAGTCTTGATAACCTAATTGCATGATATTAAAAGTCATCACCCGAAGTGAGTTGCCTGCATTGGTTATAGAAGAAAATAACAAGGAGATAGGTATTAAAAAAGCAAAAATAGCAATGCGCTTTTTAATAGTAAATAATGACATGGTACACCTTTAAACCAGTTAAATTATTTATTTTTAAGTAAGTGCGCACTGAGAGGTTTAGATAGTATACAGTTAACATTTTTATGTAAACGTACTATCCATATTTGTTTGGAATAAATAATGCCCAAGCGTATCAATATAATTTTTTTGTTTGTATTTACAAAAAGAAAGCTTTGCGTCTAGATAGGAGTTGTGCAGCAAAATAAAGAATACTAAATCAAGCCAGTAGTTTTTAACTTAAATAAACAATTAAAATAAACTTTAACTTGTCTAGCCGCTTTTTAACTGCTGCGATGTTGACGAATAGTGGCCACGACTGACTCTAAGGCACTGTCAAAAGTAAATTGGTTTTCTAGTACTTTGGCATAACCATTTTGAATATCCAATAGCAAATCGTCTCTTGAACGCTCAAACAGTTTAAAACCATGATTATCAGTAAAAACGTATTTCTCAAGACTTGGAGAATGAAAAGCGACTTTACAGCGAGTAAACTCTCCTTTAATCATATAGTTCATTCGAGTCCCAGTCCTTACCTTATTTACTAGACTTAGCGTTTCTGCCATTGACAAGCGGTCAGGCTCTGTTTCTGCAGTGGTTGTTTTATCGACTTCCTCTGGTTGACTCTGCTTAGATTTTTCTGTTGTAAATGAAAACTCCAATGGTTTATCTGAAACTGAAGTTGTTTCTTCCTTTTGAGAGGGCTCCTCTTCAGTAAGCTCTTCGGCTGCTGGCTCAAGTTCAATAGATATTTCTGATAGTGTATC
This genomic interval from Spartinivicinus ruber contains the following:
- a CDS encoding sphingomyelin phosphodiesterase, whose amino-acid sequence is MSLFTIKKRIAIFAFLIPISLLFSSITNAGNSLRVMTFNIMQLGYQDWDQTNRLQRTPNAIRKLTNLPDVIVFNEAFTDDAYSTITSHLADLYPYSTPVVGQSCSGYGWNSLNGNCSSGVVVIRGGVFIMSRYPITEKHAYIYYASHSATWDYKANKGAALVKINKNGTIFNVVGTHLQADEDDAPDAHTYRMNQLKEMNGWMD